The following proteins are encoded in a genomic region of Bubalus kerabau isolate K-KA32 ecotype Philippines breed swamp buffalo chromosome 15, PCC_UOA_SB_1v2, whole genome shotgun sequence:
- the DNAJB13 gene encoding dnaJ homolog subfamily B member 13 has product MGQDYYSVLQITRNSEDAQIKNAYRKLALKNHPLRSIEPGAVETFRQIAEAYDVLSDPVKRGIYDKFGEEGLKGGIPLEFGSQTPWTTGYVFHGNPEKVFHEFFGGDNPFNEFFDAEGNEVDLKFGGLRGRGVKKQDPPIERDLYLSLEDLFFGCTKKIKISRRVLNEDGYSSTIKDKILTIDVKPGWRQGTRITFEKEGDQGPNIIPADIIFIVKEKLHPRFRRENDNLFFVNSIPLGKALTCCTVEVKTLDDRLLNIPINDIVHPKYFKKVPGEGMPLPEDPTKKGDLFIYFDIQFPTRLTPQKKQMLRQALLT; this is encoded by the exons ATGGGCCAGGATTATTACTCTGTGCTCCAGATCACTCGCAATTCAGAAGATGCTCAGATCAAGAATGC GTACCGGAAACTTGCCCTTAAGAACCACCCGCTGAGGTCCATTGAGCCAGGTGCAGTGGAGACATTCAGGCAAATAGCAGAGGCCTACGATGTGCTGAGCGACC ctgtgaaaagaggcaTCTATGACAAGTTTGGAGAGGAGGGTCTGAAGGGCGGAATTCCTCTGGAGTTTGGATCGCAGACCCCATGGACAACTGGTTACGTCTTCCATGGCAACCCAGAAAAGGTTTTCCATGAGTTCTTTGGAGGAGATAACCCCTTTAATG AGTTTTTTGATGCAGAAGGAAACGAGGTAGACTTGAAATTTGGGGGGCTCCGGGGCCGAGGGGTCAAGAAACAGGATCCTCCAATCGAACGAGACCTCTACCTGTCCTTGGAGGAcctattttttggctgcaccaagaaAATTAAGATCTCCCGAAGG GTGCTGAACGAGGATGGGTACTCCTCTACCATCAAAGACAAGATCCTCACTATCGATGTAAAGCCTGGTTGGAGGCAGGGCACACGTATCACCTTCGAGAAGGAAGGGGACCAG GGTCCCAACATCATCCCAGCCGACATCATCTTCATTGTAAAAGAGAAGCTACACCCTCGCTTCCGCAGGGAGAATGACAACCTCTTTTTTGTGAACTCCATCCCCTTGGGCAAG GCTCTGACCTGCTGCACCGTAGAGGTGAAGACCCTAGATGACCGTCTGCTCAACATCCCCATCAATGACATCGTCCA CCCCAAGTACTTCAAGAAGGTGCCAGGGGAGGGGATGCCACTGCCAGAGGACCCCACCAAGAAGGGGGACCTCTTCATTTACTTCGACATCCAGTTCCCCACCCGCCTCACACCCCAGAAGAAGCAGATGCTGCGCCAGGCGTTGCTGACATAA